The Hymenobacter baengnokdamensis genome includes a region encoding these proteins:
- the rpsH gene encoding 30S ribosomal protein S8, which produces MNTDPIADYLTRLRNAIKANHRVVEIPASNIKKEITKVLYHKGYIQSYRFDETSAQGVIKIALKYNPTTKAPAITKLERVSTPGLRQYRHVENLPRVLSGLGVAILSTSKGVMTEKEAKNENVGGEVLCYVY; this is translated from the coding sequence ATGAATACTGACCCGATTGCCGATTACCTCACCCGGTTGCGCAACGCCATTAAGGCGAACCACCGGGTAGTGGAAATCCCGGCCAGCAACATCAAAAAGGAAATCACGAAAGTGCTCTATCATAAGGGCTACATTCAGAGCTACCGTTTTGATGAGACTTCGGCCCAAGGTGTGATTAAAATCGCCCTGAAGTATAACCCCACTACGAAAGCCCCGGCTATCACCAAGCTGGAGCGCGTGAGCACTCCCGGTCTGCGTCAGTATCGGCACGTCGAGAACCTGCCCCGCGTACTGAGCGGTTTGGGCGTCGCCATCCTGTCTACCTCGAAAGGGGTAATGACCGAGAAGGAGGCTAAAAACGAGAACGTGGGCGGCGAGGTGCTGTGCTACGTGTACTAA
- the rpsN gene encoding 30S ribosomal protein S14, which yields MAKESIKARARKRVALVARYAEKRKALKAAGDYAGLDKLPRNASPVRLHNRDMIDGRPRGYMRKFGISRVRFREMALAGKIPGVTKSSW from the coding sequence ATGGCTAAAGAATCCATCAAAGCCCGGGCCCGCAAGCGCGTTGCCCTGGTAGCCCGCTACGCTGAGAAGCGCAAGGCCCTGAAAGCCGCCGGCGACTACGCTGGCCTCGACAAGCTGCCCCGCAACGCGTCGCCCGTGCGCCTGCACAACCGCGACATGATTGACGGCCGCCCCCGAGGCTACATGCGTAAGTTTGGCATCAGCCGAGTTCGCTTCCGCGAAATGGCGCTGGCTGGTAAGATTCCCGGCGTGACGAAGTCGAGCTGGTAA
- the rplE gene encoding 50S ribosomal protein L5 translates to MARLKDKYQKEVVPALQEKFQFKSIMQVPRITKICINRGIGAAVADKKLVDNGVEELTTITGQKAVPTIAKRSVSNFKLREGMPIGARVTLRGERMYEFLDRLLTVALPRVRDFKGINDKGFDGRGNYTLGVKEQIIFPEISIDKIKGISGMDITFVTTAENDEQSYELLRAFGMPFANAKKEAE, encoded by the coding sequence ATGGCTCGACTGAAAGATAAATATCAGAAAGAAGTAGTACCCGCGCTCCAGGAGAAATTCCAGTTCAAGAGCATCATGCAGGTACCGCGCATCACCAAAATCTGCATCAACCGGGGCATCGGTGCCGCTGTTGCTGACAAGAAACTGGTTGATAACGGCGTAGAGGAGCTGACGACCATCACGGGTCAGAAAGCGGTTCCAACTATCGCAAAGCGCTCGGTTTCTAACTTCAAACTCCGGGAAGGTATGCCCATTGGTGCGCGCGTAACGCTGCGCGGCGAGCGGATGTATGAATTCCTGGACCGTCTGCTGACGGTAGCCTTGCCCCGCGTGCGGGACTTCAAAGGCATCAACGACAAGGGCTTCGATGGCCGGGGTAACTATACCCTCGGCGTGAAGGAGCAGATTATCTTCCCTGAGATTTCGATTGATAAAATCAAAGGCATCTCCGGTATGGATATCACCTTCGTAACGACGGCCGAAAACGACGAGCAGAGCTACGAGCTGCTCCGCGCTTTCGGTATGCCCTTCGCCAACGCTAAAAAGGAAGCTGAATAA
- the rplX gene encoding 50S ribosomal protein L24, with protein MATKAKAPAVHLHVKSGDLVKVIAGDERGKTGTIKSVNRSTQRVIVEGLNLVTKHNKPSAKNPQGGITKIESPMHVSNVKKVDSANA; from the coding sequence ATGGCAACCAAAGCAAAAGCCCCGGCCGTGCACCTGCACGTGAAATCCGGCGACCTCGTGAAGGTTATTGCCGGCGACGAGCGCGGCAAAACCGGCACCATCAAATCGGTAAACCGCTCTACGCAGCGGGTTATCGTAGAAGGCCTGAACCTGGTAACGAAGCACAACAAGCCGAGTGCCAAGAATCCCCAGGGTGGCATCACCAAAATCGAGAGCCCCATGCACGTGTCGAACGTGAAGAAGGTTGATTCGGCCAACGCTTAA
- the rplN gene encoding 50S ribosomal protein L14, translating into MIQQESRLTVADNSGAKEVLCIRVLGGTGKKYATVGDKIVVAIKSAIPSGNAKKGTVSKAVIVRVKKEIRRKDGSYIRFDDNAAVLLNNNDEPRGTRIFGPVARELREKQFMKIVSLAPEVI; encoded by the coding sequence ATGATACAGCAAGAATCCCGCCTCACGGTAGCCGACAATAGCGGCGCCAAGGAAGTGCTCTGCATCCGCGTACTGGGTGGCACGGGCAAGAAGTATGCTACGGTTGGTGATAAAATTGTGGTAGCTATCAAGTCGGCAATTCCTTCGGGTAATGCCAAGAAAGGTACTGTTAGCAAGGCTGTTATCGTGCGCGTGAAGAAAGAAATCCGTCGCAAGGACGGCTCTTACATCCGCTTCGACGACAACGCGGCCGTACTGCTCAACAACAACGACGAGCCCCGCGGCACGCGCATCTTCGGGCCGGTGGCCCGCGAGCTGCGCGAGAAGCAGTTCATGAAAATCGTATCGCTGGCCCCCGAAGTAATCTAA
- the rpsQ gene encoding 30S ribosomal protein S17, with the protein MEPTQENLLPAHDAASDRNMRKEIVGKVTSNKMDKSITVAVVAKHQHPIYGKFVSKTTKFHAHDEKNECGEGDLVRIMSTRPLSKTKRWRLVEIVERAK; encoded by the coding sequence ATGGAACCGACTCAAGAAAACCTGTTGCCGGCTCACGATGCTGCTTCGGACCGCAACATGCGGAAAGAAATCGTGGGTAAGGTGACCAGCAACAAGATGGATAAGTCCATCACGGTGGCGGTAGTAGCCAAGCACCAGCACCCGATTTACGGTAAGTTCGTGAGCAAGACCACCAAGTTCCATGCCCACGACGAGAAAAACGAGTGCGGTGAAGGTGACCTGGTGCGCATCATGAGCACCCGCCCCTTGAGCAAGACCAAGCGCTGGCGCCTGGTTGAAATTGTTGAACGTGCTAAATAA
- the rpmC gene encoding 50S ribosomal protein L29, with protein MKNEEIRALSLDDLRTQIKTEQTNGQQMRFAHAISPLENPGRLKANRKTVARLQTELSRRNNEQASNQA; from the coding sequence ATGAAAAACGAAGAAATCCGCGCCCTGTCGCTCGACGACCTGCGCACGCAAATCAAAACCGAGCAAACCAACGGCCAGCAGATGCGCTTCGCGCACGCTATCAGCCCGCTCGAAAACCCCGGCCGCCTGAAGGCCAACCGCAAAACCGTTGCTCGCCTGCAAACGGAGCTTTCGCGTCGGAACAATGAGCAGGCTTCTAACCAAGCTTAG
- the rplP gene encoding 50S ribosomal protein L16, with protein MLQPKRTKYRKMQKGRVTGLAYRGSSIDFGSFALKSLEISWITARQIEAARIAMTRAMKREGQVWIRIFPDKPITKKPAEVRMGKGKGSPEYWVACVKPGQIMFESDGVSLETAKESLRLAAQKLPVRTSFVVRRDYVENAA; from the coding sequence ATGTTACAACCGAAAAGGACCAAGTATCGCAAGATGCAAAAGGGTCGCGTAACAGGCCTGGCCTACCGCGGCAGCTCCATAGACTTCGGTTCGTTCGCGCTTAAGTCACTGGAAATCTCTTGGATTACGGCTCGCCAGATTGAGGCAGCTCGTATTGCCATGACCCGTGCCATGAAACGCGAAGGGCAAGTATGGATTCGCATTTTCCCAGATAAGCCAATTACCAAGAAGCCGGCTGAAGTGCGGATGGGTAAGGGTAAAGGTTCGCCCGAGTATTGGGTAGCCTGCGTGAAGCCTGGCCAAATCATGTTTGAATCGGATGGCGTGAGCCTCGAAACCGCGAAGGAGTCGCTGCGTCTGGCGGCTCAGAAGCTGCCGGTTCGTACCTCATTTGTAGTTCGTCGCGACTACGTAGAGAACGCTGCTTAA